The following is a genomic window from Parabacteroides johnsonii DSM 18315.
GAAAAGGTAAAGGAGGCGACCCGACTGATCAAACTGTGTAAGGAGAAACTTTACAAGGCAGACGAGGAAGTCAAGAAAGTATTGGAGGAACTGGAATAATGAAGAGATATGTCCTGATAGTCGCCGGAGGCCGCGGGTTGCGTATGGGAGGCGATTTGCCGAAGCAGTTTATCCCGATGGAAGGAAAGCCTGTCCTGATGCATACGTTGGAAGCTTTTCATCGCTGGGATGCGTCTGTCGGTTTGATCCTGGTGCTTCCGGAAGATCACCAACCCTATTGGAAGATGCTTTGCCAGGAGATCGGTTGTAAGGTGCCGCACCGGATAGCGAACGGAGGTGAGACGCGTTTCCATTCCGTCCGGAACGGATTGCATTTCCTTTCGGATGAAATCGGAAATCTGTCTGGAGGGGATGAAAAGACGTGTGTCGCCGTTCATGACGGGGTCCGTCCTTTTGTCGCTCCCGAAGTTATCGACCGGTGTTTTGCCGAGGCTGAAGTGTCGGGTGCTGCTATCCCGGTCGTGCCTGTGGTCGATTCTCTCCGCGAGTTTTCCGGTGAGTCGAGCCGTCTGGTCGATCGTTCGCGTTATCAGGCGGTGCAAACCCCGCAGGTTTTCGATTATGATTTGCTTTTGAAAGCGTATGAACAACCTTACTCGGAGTTTTTTACTGACGATGCTTCAGTTGCGGAGGCTTTCGGACATACGGTCAAGACTGTTCCGGGAAACCGGGAAAATATAAAGATTACGACTCCGTTCGATCTGTTGGTGGCAAAGGCGTTACTTGCAAAATAAATATTTGTATATGCTCGATCTCGACAAACGTTCCATCATGTATCTGCCGGGCGTCGGCCCGAAAAAGGCGGAAATATTGCAGAAGGAAGCCGGCATTTCTTCGTATGAAGACCTGTTGTTCTACTTTCCGTACAAATACATTGACCGTAGTCGTTTTTATAAGGTTGCGGAGGTGACTGGCGATATGCCTTATATACAGTTGAAAGGGCGCATCTTG
Proteins encoded in this region:
- the xseB gene encoding exodeoxyribonuclease VII small subunit, producing the protein MAETYNEAVEKLRKIVADIEDGDLDVDILSEKVKEATRLIKLCKEKLYKADEEVKKVLEELE
- a CDS encoding 2-C-methyl-D-erythritol 4-phosphate cytidylyltransferase, which produces MKRYVLIVAGGRGLRMGGDLPKQFIPMEGKPVLMHTLEAFHRWDASVGLILVLPEDHQPYWKMLCQEIGCKVPHRIANGGETRFHSVRNGLHFLSDEIGNLSGGDEKTCVAVHDGVRPFVAPEVIDRCFAEAEVSGAAIPVVPVVDSLREFSGESSRLVDRSRYQAVQTPQVFDYDLLLKAYEQPYSEFFTDDASVAEAFGHTVKTVPGNRENIKITTPFDLLVAKALLAK